A genomic stretch from Bosea sp. F3-2 includes:
- a CDS encoding Dabb family protein, with protein sequence MSGPVRHIVMWRLRGDTPQERIAARAKVKSAFEGLRGLIDGLTHVEIGVDVSGVDYACDVVLVSEFTDRAALEAYATHPEHLRVRQELADLRIARFQVDYLADEEAMAFAGGPSHRRSEVVAGE encoded by the coding sequence ATGTCAGGTCCGGTCCGCCACATCGTGATGTGGCGCTTGCGCGGTGACACGCCGCAGGAGCGCATCGCTGCGCGCGCCAAGGTGAAGTCCGCTTTCGAGGGGCTCAGGGGCCTCATCGACGGCCTCACCCATGTCGAGATCGGTGTCGACGTCAGTGGCGTCGACTATGCCTGCGATGTCGTGTTGGTCAGCGAGTTCACCGATCGCGCCGCGCTGGAAGCCTACGCCACCCATCCCGAGCATTTGCGGGTCCGGCAGGAGCTCGCCGATCTGCGGATCGCGCGCTTCCAGGTCGACTATCTCGCCGACGAGGAGGCCATGGCCTTCGCCGGGGGCCCTTCGCACCGTCGCAGCGAAGTCGTCGCCGGCGAGTGA
- a CDS encoding maleylacetate reductase, translated as MIETFTYEALPSRVRFGRGTIREVATEVERLGAKRALVLTTPQQAGAGERLGALLGPALAGYFTEATMHTPVEVTERALVALRETGADCVVALGGGSTTGLGKALALRTGVPQVVIPTTYAGSEMTPILGQTEAGRKTTIRSLDVLPETVIYDVDLTVSLPPMLSATSGVNAMAHAVEALYARDRNPIISLMAEDGIRTLSSALPILVHEPANMEARSNALYGAWLCGCCLGAVGMALHHKLCHTLGGSFDLPHAETHTVVLPHAVAYNASAAPEAMAAICRALGAPDAAQGLFDLVRALGVPLSLAELGMPESGIETAADIAVENPYWNPRPITRDGIRDLIANAFAGERPRAAVSEDEAA; from the coding sequence ATGATCGAGACCTTCACCTATGAGGCTCTCCCCTCGCGGGTCCGCTTCGGGCGCGGCACGATCAGGGAGGTCGCCACAGAGGTGGAGCGTCTCGGCGCCAAGCGGGCGCTGGTGCTGACGACGCCACAGCAGGCGGGCGCGGGCGAGCGGCTCGGCGCCCTGCTCGGCCCCGCTCTCGCCGGGTATTTCACCGAGGCGACCATGCACACGCCGGTCGAGGTGACCGAGCGGGCCCTTGTCGCCCTGCGCGAAACCGGGGCCGATTGCGTCGTCGCGCTGGGCGGCGGTTCCACCACCGGGCTCGGCAAGGCGCTGGCGCTGCGCACCGGCGTGCCGCAGGTCGTCATCCCGACCACCTATGCCGGCTCGGAGATGACGCCGATCCTCGGCCAGACGGAAGCCGGCCGGAAGACGACGATCCGCTCGCTCGACGTGCTGCCGGAGACGGTGATCTACGATGTGGACTTGACGGTCAGCCTGCCGCCGATGCTCTCGGCGACGTCCGGCGTCAACGCCATGGCCCATGCAGTCGAGGCGCTCTATGCCCGGGACCGCAATCCGATCATCTCCCTGATGGCGGAGGACGGCATCCGCACGCTGTCCTCGGCCCTGCCGATCCTCGTCCATGAGCCGGCGAACATGGAGGCGCGCTCCAACGCGCTCTACGGCGCCTGGCTCTGCGGCTGCTGCCTCGGTGCGGTCGGGATGGCGCTGCATCACAAGCTCTGCCACACGCTCGGCGGCAGCTTCGACCTGCCCCATGCCGAGACACACACCGTCGTGCTGCCGCACGCCGTCGCCTACAACGCCTCAGCTGCGCCGGAGGCGATGGCGGCCATCTGCCGGGCGCTCGGTGCGCCCGACGCTGCGCAGGGCCTGTTCGACCTGGTGCGCGCGCTTGGCGTGCCGCTGTCGCTGGCCGAACTCGGCATGCCGGAGAGCGGCATCGAGACGGCGGCGGACATCGCCGTCGAGAACCCCTACTGGAATCCGCGCCCGATCACGCGCGACGGCATCCGCGACCTGATCGCCAACGCCTTCGCCGGCGAGCGGCCTCGCGCCGCCGTGAGCGAAGACGAGGCGGCCTGA
- a CDS encoding amidohydrolase family protein — protein MARRILLSGATILSMDPATGDLPRGDILIADGKIAAIAPRIEAGDAEQVDATGRIAVPGFVNAHMHSWQTGLRGLAADWTLLEYFRWLHAGLATLFKPEDIGIATLMGALGQIDAGTATLVDWCHNNPTPAHTDAAVEALAESGIRAAFFHGSPKPDPKPGEPHFSEVPHPRAEVERLRHGRFASDDSLLTLGLAILGPHYATLDVARADFRLAREFGLIASMHQGGGAAKTPGGWERLIAEGLVGPGINIVHGNDLPDELFGQLVDLGASFSVTPENEMTQGHGFPITGRLLARGAAPSLGVDLESVLAGDMMGVARIALGMQRALDNAESRRETGAIPPTSTIRVRQALSWITIEGARMLGLDHRIGSLAPGKQADITLIDTRALHLQPVHDPAATVIMQAGRGDIEAVIIAGRFAKRDGRLLAGGLDEKLARLAASGMRIVEELRRGQRAA, from the coding sequence ATGGCGCGCCGCATCCTCCTTTCGGGCGCCACCATCCTCTCGATGGACCCCGCCACGGGCGATCTGCCCCGCGGCGACATCCTCATCGCGGACGGAAAGATCGCCGCCATCGCGCCGCGAATCGAGGCCGGGGATGCCGAACAGGTCGACGCAACCGGGCGGATCGCGGTGCCGGGCTTCGTCAACGCCCATATGCATAGCTGGCAGACGGGCCTGCGCGGGCTCGCGGCCGACTGGACCCTGCTGGAGTATTTCCGCTGGCTCCATGCCGGGCTCGCCACCCTGTTCAAGCCGGAAGACATCGGCATCGCGACCTTGATGGGGGCGCTCGGCCAGATCGATGCCGGCACCGCGACGCTGGTCGACTGGTGCCACAACAACCCCACCCCCGCCCACACGGATGCCGCCGTCGAGGCGCTGGCCGAGAGCGGCATCCGCGCCGCCTTCTTCCACGGCTCGCCCAAGCCCGACCCGAAGCCCGGCGAGCCGCATTTCTCGGAGGTGCCGCATCCGCGCGCCGAGGTGGAGCGGCTGCGGCACGGCCGCTTCGCCAGCGACGACAGTCTGCTGACGCTCGGCCTCGCCATCCTCGGCCCGCATTACGCGACGCTGGACGTCGCCCGCGCCGACTTCCGTCTTGCGCGCGAATTCGGCCTCATCGCCTCGATGCATCAGGGCGGCGGCGCGGCCAAAACGCCGGGCGGATGGGAGAGGCTGATCGCAGAGGGACTGGTCGGGCCCGGCATCAACATCGTGCACGGCAACGACTTGCCCGACGAGCTGTTCGGGCAACTGGTCGATCTCGGCGCCTCCTTCTCCGTGACGCCGGAGAACGAGATGACACAGGGCCACGGTTTCCCGATCACCGGCCGGCTGCTCGCGCGTGGGGCCGCGCCGTCGCTGGGTGTCGATCTCGAATCCGTCCTCGCCGGCGACATGATGGGTGTCGCCCGCATCGCGCTCGGCATGCAACGCGCGCTCGACAATGCCGAAAGCCGCCGGGAGACCGGCGCCATTCCGCCGACGTCGACGATCCGCGTCCGGCAGGCACTCTCCTGGATCACCATCGAAGGTGCGCGAATGCTGGGCCTTGACCATCGCATCGGCTCGCTCGCGCCCGGAAAACAGGCCGACATCACGCTGATCGACACGCGCGCGCTGCATCTGCAGCCGGTGCACGACCCCGCCGCCACCGTCATCATGCAGGCCGGGCGCGGCGATATCGAAGCCGTGATTATCGCGGGACGTTTTGCGAAGCGGGACGGTAGGCTCCTGGCCGGGGGGCTGGACGAGAAACTCGCCCGCCTCGCCGCTTCCGGTATGCGGATCGTCGAGGAGCTTCGCCGCGGGCAGCGGGCGGCTTGA